The uncultured Bacteroides sp. genome includes the window CTGCCGTATAAGATTCCGCTGTATAGTTGATGTATTTACTTGCGTCCGTAGTTGCGTTTGCCGGATAAGTGCCTGTTGGTGTACTCATTTGAGCCACATCGGCAACCGAATAGAGACGAGCCGATGTAAGTGTAAACGCATCGCCTGTATTTGTGAGACTCACATTACAAGTAAATGTAAGTTTGGCAACCAGACGAGTAAGTGACACGGAATACAAACCGGGCATGGTGGCTCCGGTATATGTGCCTATCATGGGAAGATCGGTACCTGATGTAACCGATGCTTCGGTGGCTAAGCCAAGTGTTGAAGCCTGGAAATCGGCCAAGGTTGTTGTCCCTGTGTAGTTTCCTGTTATATTTCCCACATTGGCCAATACATAAACGGTTTGATCGCCGCTGCTCTCGGTAAGAGTCGTTTCCAAATTTGTAGTATTAGGAGAACTATAATACTCTTTGGCTACTAAAGTAGAAGTCAATGCTGTGCCACAAAATTGAAAGACACATACTTCATTAATGGCATACTCATCAATTCCTGTTGAGCTGCGTGTAGTGGCGGTACTTTGTTTATCAGAGAGCCTTATCGCTACGCTCAACGTTTCACCTTTACTACTGCTGCTCGTGGCTTTGGTAGTGGCAGACGAAGCAGATTCCATTTCCACTGGTTGCAAGTTGAAGTGCATTTGTACAGTCTCTCCTTCTTTCACGTTGGAATTGTCCAAATCGTCTGCGGTGCAACTTGCTAGCAGCAGAAGCAGTATTCCAATCGTTGGCAATATCCATTTATTTAGTATCATTTCATTCTTTTAAAAACAAATTTATTCTTGAGCACAGCGCACCAGAAACCCATAAGCCCGGTAGTTGAAATCTAGCGGATACACTAGTTCAGCACTGAAGTTCAAATTGCCAGCGAATATATTGCCGCTGACTGAAGATGAAGAAGACCAACAATCAGTATAGGAACCAACGTATGATAATGCCCCGGAACCAGAAAGCCTATAGCCTACAACAGGAAAAAAGGAAGTGTTACCTGATTTGGCAGCGGCAATATAGAATGTCCAACCATTACTAAATGAGCTCGAAATATTGAACGCATTTCCGGCATTTGTATTAGTTCCGGTAGTAGTAAACTGGGTAAAACTATCTTGCCGAGGCACACGCCAACCCGGAGGACAAGGATCGTAAATGGATTTACTTCCAGGCGCTGTATTCGGAGCCGTAGTCGTCGTATTTGGATTACCCCACAGATTGTCACGTTGAGTTGCGTAAGTTGTTACATTTAACCAATCATAAGTCGTAGTAGAACTGCAATAGATAAAATGCGTCGGATTTCGCCTAACATACTCTATACTGGCATCCGCCCCGCTGAAGCCAGATACTATCCCTGAAGTGGCAGCTATCGCCGTGGTACTGTTACTAGCGTCTTTCCACTCATATCCGCTAGTGTTGGTGGTAGCAATTCGGGTAGCACTGCTCCATGCGGTAGCTCCCACAAACGGGTCTTTACGACCAAACTGGTAAATCAATCCCATGTTTCCCGGCACGGTGGCCGAACCGCTCCAAGTGATTATGTTTGTAGCTCCAAGATTGTATTTCATCATTTTAAAAGATCGGGCAGCATAGTTTATATAAGTATCATACGTGCTCGCATCATCCGTACTAGGAGCATAAGTCGTTTTCCAGATATGCCAACTCCAAATCACATTGCCGGCAGCATCTTTTACACCTATGAGTGCATTACCACTCGTATTATTGTTTGCCGTTTTAAATGTAACATATCCATTGCTGATAAGCGTCACACTCCCATCCTGTATCACATCCCCTTTGCTCCCTGTTTCCCAAATAACAAAAGCGGAAGCAGGAGACAGGGCGGTCGGAACAATGGCAGGCGCTATTTGGGTTCCACACGTTGAGGAGGGAGTAGTCGCCCCATTCCCCATCACCGTGGCTTTGAACTTATAATCCTGATTGGCGGTATTTACAAGATAGCAATTAGCCGTTGCTGCCTGACTTAAATCATAGACATCTCCCAGATCCGTCTCCCAGCTTATAGGATTATCCCAACTATTGTCGACGGAGTTCAAAGTCAGCACTATCTTATCTCCATATAGCTGCAAGGTATAAGTATATTGCTTCCCTTTTTCAAAAGCAATAGCAGGCACAGTGACGGGTCCCAAAGTTCGTTGGGTGGATGAGCCGTTGAATCGTACCTTTATGCTTAGTTGAAACGAAACATCACTTTTGGGCAATACCACCACGGAAGCAGAAGCCTGCCACGGATTATCACCTGTTTTAAAGCCTGATTCAGGAATGGTTATTGTTCCATCATTGCCTGTCGTCGCTGTTAAATCGGCATTCAGTGCACCCGTAATCGGTGCGGAGGCTATGCCGGTCAATGTCAGTTCGTCCACGGCCACACTGTTTACGGAGGTTGCTCCCCTGTCCACATTGAGCACCAGTTGCGCACACTTCCTCTCCAGCATGGCAAGTGCCACCGTTGGCGAAGAGGAAGTAAAGGTCACATTTCCGGTAAGTGATGCGGCATAATCCGTGCCGTTGGGCACACTGACAGAAACACCAGCCTCCCGGATTACCGTCAATGCAGGGGTTATTGCATAAAAATCATAAGTGCCCGGACTGAGATATAATTCCGTACCTGTATTTGAGGTCAGTGTTCCACCGTCTGCTCCCACCACATAAGTGTTCTCCCCCACATAAGCGTCGGCAGACAGATCGGGTAGATCGCCCGCTCGCCGATAGGCCAACACACGAACGGTGGTGCCCGCCGCTAGCTGTGACGGAGTGCTTGCCCGGGTAGAAGTTACCTGAGCCACGATGCCTGCGGCGGTAAATTTCACCGCCACAGGTTTATTGTTGCCGGATAATTCATCAGAATTAGTACAAGCATAGATACCCACCGTGAGCAGGAAGAGCAGGATATATTTATTCATCGTTCAATATACACAAATTCGTTTGTTTGCTTACTTGTGAAAAACAAAACAGGGAGATACCCTGTTTATGGCACGTCAATTTCCGGATTCGTAACAGTTCCCGTTTCCCAACTGCCAATTGTTGCGGAAGCTACGATTCCTGTTTTAAACACCAGGGTAATTGCATAAGCATGGCTTGCCTCATAAGCTTGCAAAGGCAAATTCACCGTTCTTGTTCCACCACTTCCGGTAGTTACTTCAATTTGTAGCTGAGTCGATGAAGCTACCGGCGGTATCATGGCATAACCACAATCTGTGGGATTGGTTGAACCGGTTTGTAATGCATTAGGAATTTGCGACATTAAGATATCTCCGGAACCCGAGAAATCAGAAGTCAGGGATGACAATGTTACTGCGCAAACAGGTTTTTGGCTCTTAATATTTATCGCTGCCGTTATATTTCCCCAAAGAGTTTTTGTATCTGCATCTTCGGCATAAGCCTTGATTTGGATTTGTGTGAGCAGATGACTAAAAGCCAAGCTGCTTAAAGGAGAAGTCGTTGATCCTTCCGATACGTTACTCAGCATGATGTCCGTGCCGCCATCGACTGTAAAAGTGACAACTCCGGAAGCAAATTTCTCGGAAGAAACCACCGGATACCAACCTACTAATTTAGTTAGTTTATCATCGACCGGATAATACTGCGGCGTTTCGAAAGTAATACCGCCTCCAACATTTAGAGTGGAAGGAAGTGCCGAAGACAAAGTAGTATAGTCAGGATAAGCAAGAGGATCACCAGTCTTATCAAGCCTGACAATACTTATTGGCAAAGCTTCGGTAAGAGTTGAATTTATCGGAACCCGTGTTCCGGCTTCCATACTCTGAATTCCTCCCGTAAGTTTTATCTCTACAGGTTCCGTCTTTGTACCGCTTTGCGGTTCGTTGTCCGAGGAACAACCTGCCAGTAGCAGGAAGGGCAGCGATGCTAAAATCATTCTTTTCATACTTGTCATTTTTAAGTTATTCATTTGTTTTTATCTATATATTTCGTTTTGTTTTTTCTCTCACATTTCCGTCTGTTGCCCGGCCTGTTGCCAGGGAGAAACGGTAACCGTCACCTTGGCCCGGGCATGGGCGAAATCGATCGTCACATTAAGCTGTTTTCCTGCGGGAGCCTGCAAGGGTTCGCCTTCCTCATCGGTGGTGGTGGTGAACAGCCGCTCGTCTCCCCGGTAAATGTCTATGGCCAAACTACTGTCTTCTTCCGTGGGAAAGACATAAAAATTAGACGCGTAAAAGTCGCCTTCGGAATCTTCTCGCACATCGGGTTCATATCCGGCAGCGTTTCCGGTTGTTCGCCCCAGAAAGTTGAGTGCATTGCCCGCATCGCGCACTATAATGCGGCAATTCTCTCCGCTCTGCGTTTCGCCGAAATGCTCCCTGAACGAGGAAGTGCGAATACTTATCGCCGAAGCCATGCGCTGCAACGACAAGGTAACATTCGTCCCACCCGGATCGCTACGGGTATCCGCTTCGCTTAGTTCCAACTTACCATAAAAAAGATCAGTGGACGGCAGGTAGCTACCGTTCGTGCGTTGCAGCAACTCCACGCAGGCCGCTTCCAGCGAAGTGCCCACGGCCAGCTGCGGCACTTTGAGGCTATCCGTCTTCAGATTGCCCCAAGCCACCAGCGTCAGGCTCTTGTCTTTATCTTTTTGCCAGACAAAAACGGCGGATGGCTCTTGCGGAATGATCTGTACGAAGCCATTTTCGTTGAACAGGTAAAAAGTAACAGAAGAAACCACGCCGGAAGCGGTGATATCATTGCCCTCCGTATCCACCACCTTCACAGACAGGGAATAGCGGGAACAATTGCCAGTGTCCTCGCGCACACAACCGTCAATTAACAGGCACAAGCAAAACAGCCCGAGAAACAGGTTTCGTTTCCTTGATGTTATCGTCCTGTATGTCATTTCTTTCATTACACCCTGTTAATAAACAACCACCTCCTGCAGAAACGTCAACTCCCAGTCATTCACTTTAACGGACAAATCAACAGCCACCGGCTCGATATCATCCTCCGGACTGTCTGCTCCGATGCCTTTGAGGGTAACGCTGATAGTATAATTGGTATTGCGGGCAATGGTGGAGGTTCCACCTCCCGTGCCGTCGATGGTGGTGCCCGTCTGGGCCTTATTCACTACAATAGGGTAATATACCCGTTTCTCTGAATAGGCTGTCCCGGCTCCGTCAGCATCGAAAAGCCCCGAAATTACCAACTTGGTGGGATGCATGATGCTGTTGTTAGCAAAGGTATAGAACCAGTGGGGAGCGCTCAACGAGCTTTCAGCGGGAGAAATATCATCCAGCAAATAATCGGTACCTGCCGTCCACGTGCCGTCGCCGTTTACCGTACCGCCCGAGAGCCAGTAGGGAGAGGCCGGCATGGTAAACGAAACATCTCCTGTGGAAACTTTGGAAGTACCGCAGGCATCATACAGAAAAATCCTGTCCATTTTAAAAGTGGCTTTGATATACTGCCCGTTGGCATCAAAGGCGGTCACAACCTTGGAAGTGGAGATGCGGGCTACCAAGCGGGTCAGGTTCACGGTGGTTTTGGCGGTGATTCCGGCTTCCAGCACCACTCCGTCCGTTCGTCCGGACATGGGCAGGTTGTCCGGAGTTTGCACACCGGAAGTGGCCGTAGAACCCAGAGAAACCGTTTTGTTCAGAAAAGCATCCAGGGTGGTTACTCCGGCAAACGTGCCCGAAGGTGCATTTGCCACTACCACAATATTGCACGTTCCGGCCGTGCAGTTGATGGTCGAAGCCGTGGTGCCCGTAAGTGTGGGTTCGGCAATCACATTAACACCCCCGTCGAGGTTGAATACCCCCACTGCCAATGTACGAATATTGTCTTCACCCGTGGGCAGGGCGCTACCGGAGGCGCGACTTTCGGGCAAGGTGCCTTCGACGGTAAGTTGCAACGAGGCGTTCTTTTCGTTGGTCGGCTGTTCAGGGGCATTAGCGTCTCCCGAACAAGCTGACAACAATGGTATCGCCAGGCCGATGAGCGCCGATACAAAAACAACCAGCAAAACGGTTTTTATCCTCTTTGTTCTTCTAGCAGATTTGCTCATTTTCTTTCTCGATATACTTTTGTGCTTTTCCATCTGCATATCCTTATTTGTTTATTTCTGTTTATTTACTTATTTGTTCATTTGTCCTTCTTCATTTTCCTGTGTCGGACAACTGCTTCAATGCCTCCGCGGCTTGCGACACTCCTGCCGCCGCGGCCATTTGCAGGTACACCTCCGCCTTGTCGTTATTACCTTCGAGCAGACAGAGCAGTCCCATGTTGTTATAAGCCATCGGCAGGGTGGCGAAGCGTTCCAGGTAATGGCGTGCCCGTTTAGTGTCCCTCTTGTAAAGCGCCACGGCAGCGGCGTTGATGTTCGCCTCCGGACTGTCGGGATACAGACGGGCGATCAAGTCAAGCGCATCGTTATATTCCGCCGTACCTCTAGGATAACTGCTTGCCACGGAAAAGAACTCGTGCTGGCTGAGCAAACGGGAACCCGTTTCCATGAGGTGGCGACTGTCTGCCACGTTGAGCGGAGTGCGGACATAACAGATCTCGTATTCCACCCGGCGAACCTTGGGGAAAATCCTTTTCGACAAATAGCGGTAAGGCACTCCCCCCGCCAGTTCCTTCAGCATGTCTTCACGTCCTTTGCTCACCTCTACATGGTCTATGATATCCAGAGTAGCCTCGCGAAACAACATGTCCGAGGATTGCACCAGCGAACGGATAGAATCCCAGTCTTCGGCCACCCAAGCCACCTCCGGAGAGATCTTACCCGCCACCGACCGACCCACCAGATACTCTTTCAAAGAAAGGGCCGCACTTAATCCCTTGCGATTGTTCTTGCGGAAATCGCCCGCCGGACTGCCATATCCGGTGAGGATCACCTTGGTGAGCGTTACACCCGCCTGTTGCTGAACCGCCCGCACGGCATCCCGCAGGGGATAATACACTTCGTAATCATGACTGGCGGTACCAAAGGGAATCCGCCCCCGAACCACATGCAGGGTATCCGCATCGGCCGGAGGAGTCAGTATGCTCACCAGAGATAACAGCCGTGCGTCGATGCCTTTGACCAGTGGATAAACTTCCGGATCGGGAATGGTAAAACCTTCCACTATCTTATCTTCGTACACTTCCGCCGGTTTACCGTTGCAGCCGCACTCGCGGCTGCGAAACAACAGCACGCCGTTTCTCATCCAATCCTCGAAGGGAACAGTCGTTTTATAAACAAACCGATGAAAACGGTTTTCGTCATTTTCCACCACCAGAGCGTGGGGGGCTTCCTTTTGGGTGCGAGAGGCGGTAGTTCCGGCCAGCACCTCGTGTCGGTGATCTACCCGCTGTCTTTCCCGTCCCAAGATTATTATAGGGAGTAGTTCTACCTGTTTGCCCGGAGCTTTTAATACCGGAGTAACCGTCAACGATTCATCGGGAGAAAGCTTCAAACCTTCATAATCCACATCCAGTTCCATCTGCAAACGCATTCCGGTGAGCGAGAACTGTTTCTTCGTGACAAAGAGTTCCCCCTTGTAAGCCTCCTGACACAAGGCTCGGGCCACGGGCAGTTGCCAAAGCAGGAATAGTACGATTAAACTCTTCTTCATTGCCGATTTACTATATATTTATTATATATTCTATTCTTAATTTTCTCTTTTTCAACTTATTCACCTGAGCATATACACCACCGAGAGCGCCACCCTAGTGGGTCCCAGATAGTTTTTGTGCCCGCTGCCCAGCAGCTCGCCGCAATGGGCGCAACGGTAGCGGTCGTAACCGGCGCGCACGAAACCCGCCCCCAGCTCAGCTTCCAAGCCCCAATGGGGAGAGAGGATCCACTGGTGGCCGTAAGAGAGGCCGACTCCCATCACGAAGCCTTCGTAGCGCCATCTTTTCGTTCCTTTATACAGTCCCAACGGCAAATCAGTGTCGGCTATGTTGTATTCACCGGCCAGCAAATGAAGGCCCCAGAAGGAACCGGCGAAAGGCCGGCAACGCCACAAGCGCAGTTCGGGCTGTGCGATCCAGTGTTTCCACCGGTGCATGTCCTGCTGCGAACCGAGCGGATTGTAATGGCCGGACACATCCAGGCTCAACCGGCCGCCCAGAGAGAACTCCAGACTCAGGTTGGGAGAAAACACGGCGTCGGAAAGCACATCGGTTTTCACAGCCACTACCTGCCCGCAAAGACGGATGCTAGCAAAGACCGTAAAAAACAGCAGAATCCACGCCCCTCTTCTCATTGATGCGTTTTCTTCGGTTCGATTGTAAGCAGGTCCGTCAGCCGAATCTCCGAGAGATAGCGGCAGGCCATCTGGTTGAGCACGCCCAGGCGGCCGCCCGCCATGCCGTAACGGGCATAGATACTATCGGTATCCTCCATCGAGAAGGCGATGCCGCCGCCCGTGGCTACCATGATGTCGCACAGAGAGATCTCGTGCAGGGGATAACACAACTCGTAGGAACCGGGCAGACGCACGTCGCCCGCCGGATCTTTAAGACGCACCAAACCAGCCGAGCGGAAACAGTCCAGCAATTTACGCCGTTCGGTATCCGTTAGCAGGTGCGCGCGCCGGCTCTCCGATAAGGAGATTCCGTAGCGGATGTCCTTGATTAACGCCACGGCCTTTAAGACTTCGAGACTTAACATCTTTTTCTTTTTAGCTGTTCCGTTACTTTGCAGGTAATGGAATGGTGTATTAGCATAAAAGATGACAATAAATAAGATAAATAGTATAAAACAGCAATCTGAAATAGATTTTGAAGTAAATTAATATGCTAATAATAAGTGGATATGATATTTATCAGGTTATATACAATCAGCGATATCATGAAGAAAAGAAATAGCATATACAGGTATAGAGCTAAAATATAACATTAACAATGAACCTGTTAACTAAAAAAAAGATCTATTTGTTTTGCCGTATAATATTTTATTTTAATCTTTGCAAGCAAAATATCGTTCCATTACCTGCAAAGTAACGGCCCGCCCGAAAACGTCCGCACCCGCCTGTCGCAAAAAGATTCCCCCCTACTCCATCCTGTTAAAAAGTTGTTTTGTCCACTGATTTTTATATCCGGCCGAAGACTGTTCCTCCCGGTTGCCGGGTTTTATCAATGCTATTACCCGACGATTGGCCTTGCGCAGCGTGCGGTTATCAAACGAGGCCAGATAGGTATAGGTTATCTTCTCGGAAGAATGCCCCAATGACTCGCTGATTACCCCCACCGGAATGCCAGCATGATAGGCCGCGGTGGCCCAAGAGTGGCGCGCCACGTACGAAGAGAGCTTTGTTTTAAGCTTCAGCAGGAGAGAAAGCCTCACCAAACGTTTGTTGTAAGAACGCAAGGCCGACTGGTATTGCTTGTATTCATTCTTGCCCGAACCATTCACGATGGAAAGCAGGTAAGGAGAACGGTTATTGGAGGAGGCATATCTCCGGATAAGGGTCATGGCACAGGGCTCTACCTCCACGGTGACCAGACCGCCCGTTTTGGTGCGGCGATAAGAGAGAACGCCGTTGCGCAGATCGCTGCGGCGCAGATGGATGAGGTCGACGAAGGGGATGCCGCGCAGATAGAACGAGAGCAGGAAAAGATCGCGCGCCATGGCCAGAGACGGATACGACTCCAGATCGGCACCGCAGAGCTGCTGGATAACGGCGGGAGTCACGGCGCGCTTGGCCGACGGATCATTACCCGTAAACACCTGATCGAAAAGTCGGGGATTATCCGCCGCCAACTCTTTTTCCACCGCCTGATTATAAATGGAGCGGAGCATGCGCATGTACAGCGACACGGTATTGCGGCAACGGCCCAGCCCCGTCAGGTAGCGTTCATACTGCTTCAGCCATTCGGGGGTGAAGTCTTCAAAAGAAATCTCATTGTCCGCACGGAAACGCTCCACGCTACGCAGCGTGCTGCGATAAGCAGCCGACGTGCCG containing:
- a CDS encoding fimbrillin family protein, yielding MNKYILLFLLTVGIYACTNSDELSGNNKPVAVKFTAAGIVAQVTSTRASTPSQLAAGTTVRVLAYRRAGDLPDLSADAYVGENTYVVGADGGTLTSNTGTELYLSPGTYDFYAITPALTVIREAGVSVSVPNGTDYAASLTGNVTFTSSSPTVALAMLERKCAQLVLNVDRGATSVNSVAVDELTLTGIASAPITGALNADLTATTGNDGTITIPESGFKTGDNPWQASASVVVLPKSDVSFQLSIKVRFNGSSTQRTLGPVTVPAIAFEKGKQYTYTLQLYGDKIVLTLNSVDNSWDNPISWETDLGDVYDLSQAATANCYLVNTANQDYKFKATVMGNGATTPSSTCGTQIAPAIVPTALSPASAFVIWETGSKGDVIQDGSVTLISNGYVTFKTANNNTSGNALIGVKDAAGNVIWSWHIWKTTYAPSTDDASTYDTYINYAARSFKMMKYNLGATNIITWSGSATVPGNMGLIYQFGRKDPFVGATAWSSATRIATTNTSGYEWKDASNSTTAIAATSGIVSGFSGADASIEYVRRNPTHFIYCSSTTTYDWLNVTTYATQRDNLWGNPNTTTTAPNTAPGSKSIYDPCPPGWRVPRQDSFTQFTTTGTNTNAGNAFNISSSFSNGWTFYIAAAKSGNTSFFPVVGYRLSGSGALSYVGSYTDCWSSSSSVSGNIFAGNLNFSAELVYPLDFNYRAYGFLVRCAQE
- a CDS encoding fimbrillin family protein, producing the protein MKRMILASLPFLLLAGCSSDNEPQSGTKTEPVEIKLTGGIQSMEAGTRVPINSTLTEALPISIVRLDKTGDPLAYPDYTTLSSALPSTLNVGGGITFETPQYYPVDDKLTKLVGWYPVVSSEKFASGVVTFTVDGGTDIMLSNVSEGSTTSPLSSLAFSHLLTQIQIKAYAEDADTKTLWGNITAAINIKSQKPVCAVTLSSLTSDFSGSGDILMSQIPNALQTGSTNPTDCGYAMIPPVASSTQLQIEVTTGSGGTRTVNLPLQAYEASHAYAITLVFKTGIVASATIGSWETGTVTNPEIDVP
- a CDS encoding FimB/Mfa2 family fimbrial subunit, which translates into the protein MKEMTYRTITSRKRNLFLGLFCLCLLIDGCVREDTGNCSRYSLSVKVVDTEGNDITASGVVSSVTFYLFNENGFVQIIPQEPSAVFVWQKDKDKSLTLVAWGNLKTDSLKVPQLAVGTSLEAACVELLQRTNGSYLPSTDLFYGKLELSEADTRSDPGGTNVTLSLQRMASAISIRTSSFREHFGETQSGENCRIIVRDAGNALNFLGRTTGNAAGYEPDVREDSEGDFYASNFYVFPTEEDSSLAIDIYRGDERLFTTTTDEEGEPLQAPAGKQLNVTIDFAHARAKVTVTVSPWQQAGQQTEM
- a CDS encoding fimbrial protein, with protein sequence MEKHKSISRKKMSKSARRTKRIKTVLLVVFVSALIGLAIPLLSACSGDANAPEQPTNEKNASLQLTVEGTLPESRASGSALPTGEDNIRTLAVGVFNLDGGVNVIAEPTLTGTTASTINCTAGTCNIVVVANAPSGTFAGVTTLDAFLNKTVSLGSTATSGVQTPDNLPMSGRTDGVVLEAGITAKTTVNLTRLVARISTSKVVTAFDANGQYIKATFKMDRIFLYDACGTSKVSTGDVSFTMPASPYWLSGGTVNGDGTWTAGTDYLLDDISPAESSLSAPHWFYTFANNSIMHPTKLVISGLFDADGAGTAYSEKRVYYPIVVNKAQTGTTIDGTGGGTSTIARNTNYTISVTLKGIGADSPEDDIEPVAVDLSVKVNDWELTFLQEVVVY
- a CDS encoding DUF3868 domain-containing protein — protein: MKKSLIVLFLLWQLPVARALCQEAYKGELFVTKKQFSLTGMRLQMELDVDYEGLKLSPDESLTVTPVLKAPGKQVELLPIIILGRERQRVDHRHEVLAGTTASRTQKEAPHALVVENDENRFHRFVYKTTVPFEDWMRNGVLLFRSRECGCNGKPAEVYEDKIVEGFTIPDPEVYPLVKGIDARLLSLVSILTPPADADTLHVVRGRIPFGTASHDYEVYYPLRDAVRAVQQQAGVTLTKVILTGYGSPAGDFRKNNRKGLSAALSLKEYLVGRSVAGKISPEVAWVAEDWDSIRSLVQSSDMLFREATLDIIDHVEVSKGREDMLKELAGGVPYRYLSKRIFPKVRRVEYEICYVRTPLNVADSRHLMETGSRLLSQHEFFSVASSYPRGTAEYNDALDLIARLYPDSPEANINAAAVALYKRDTKRARHYLERFATLPMAYNNMGLLCLLEGNNDKAEVYLQMAAAAGVSQAAEALKQLSDTGK
- a CDS encoding DUF3575 domain-containing protein codes for the protein MRRGAWILLFFTVFASIRLCGQVVAVKTDVLSDAVFSPNLSLEFSLGGRLSLDVSGHYNPLGSQQDMHRWKHWIAQPELRLWRCRPFAGSFWGLHLLAGEYNIADTDLPLGLYKGTKRWRYEGFVMGVGLSYGHQWILSPHWGLEAELGAGFVRAGYDRYRCAHCGELLGSGHKNYLGPTRVALSVVYMLR
- a CDS encoding site-specific integrase, whose translation is MKTSFSDFTLNLCNELKLSGRDGTSAAYRSTLRSVERFRADNEISFEDFTPEWLKQYERYLTGLGRCRNTVSLYMRMLRSIYNQAVEKELAADNPRLFDQVFTGNDPSAKRAVTPAVIQQLCGADLESYPSLAMARDLFLLSFYLRGIPFVDLIHLRRSDLRNGVLSYRRTKTGGLVTVEVEPCAMTLIRRYASSNNRSPYLLSIVNGSGKNEYKQYQSALRSYNKRLVRLSLLLKLKTKLSSYVARHSWATAAYHAGIPVGVISESLGHSSEKITYTYLASFDNRTLRKANRRVIALIKPGNREEQSSAGYKNQWTKQLFNRME